In Lacerta agilis isolate rLacAgi1 chromosome 1, rLacAgi1.pri, whole genome shotgun sequence, the following proteins share a genomic window:
- the LYPD6B gene encoding ly6/PLAUR domain-containing protein 6B, which produces MPFLYQMLAAAFVQLFIVSNNWILAKNINFHNVRLPVDPTPFPSSFKCFTCDNVVDNYNCNRWAEDKWCPQNTEYCLTAHHFTSHGRSISVTKKCATREECRFVGCRHHRETSHTECISCCEGMICNVDIPTNHTNAVFAVVHARRTSGSGRQAASILLLVSIAAIFVL; this is translated from the exons ATGCCGTTCCTCTATCAAATGTTGGCTGCAGCTTTTGTTCAGCTCTTCATAGTCTCCAATAATTGGATTCTAGCCAAGAACATCAACTTCCATAATGTGAGACTTCCAGTAGACC CTACTCCATTTCCAAGCAGCTTCAAGTGTTTTACATGTGACAATGTGGTTGACAATTACAACTGTAACAGATGGGCTGAAGACAAATGGTGTCCTCAGA ACACAGAGTACTGCTTGACAGCCCATCACTTCACCAGTCATGGAAGGAGCATCTCTGTCACTAAAAAATGTGCTACCAGAGAAGAGTGCCGTTTTGTTGGATGTCGCCACCACAGGGAAACTAGTCACACT GAATGCATCTCTTGCTGTGAAGGGATGATCTGCAATGTAGACATACCAACAAATCATACTAATGCAGTATTTGCAGTTGTCCATGCTCGGAGGACATCAGGCAGCGGCAGGCAGGCTGCCAGTATCCTGTTGCTGGTTTCAATCGCCGCCATTTTTGTTTTGTGA